The region CTGGGTGATGTCCTGGCGCCGCGCGGCAGCCTGGTGCTTTACGGCTTGCAGGGTGGCAACCAGACGCCTTTCCCGGCCTGCGCCGCGTTTCAGAAGAACATTCAGTTCTTTGTGCATTGCATCGGCAATTTCACGGGCAAGCCGGAACTTGGCATTACACAGGACCAGGTGGCGCTGCAGCGGGCGCTGCGTGACATCAACCAGTTCACCGCTGACAAGCTGCTGACGCCGCAGATCATCAAGGTTTACCCCTTCGAGCGGGTTGTCGAGGCCCATCGCTACATGGACGAATGCCCATGTGGGGGACGCCTGGTGCTGGAGATAGCTGACGCCTGACACCTTGCTCGAGGTGTTTATCAGTGAAAAGCCCGAGCGTTGCTCGGGTTTTTTTATCGGCATTCAATGTTGGGTTTCGCCGTTGTCCACAAATACACCCACGAATTAGTTAAGTCGCTCAGTTGGGGTGTTGCTGGACGCATGTTCCATGGTTTGTCACCTTATTGTAATAAAATAGCTGTTCTGCGCTGAACGGCTTTTTTTGCTTATTCTGTATCTTTTATTCGTTGGCCAACCCCCGATAATGAGCTGTACTTATTACGCTCAGGGAGTGAGTCGATATGAACGAGAATCCCATGATAGAGGTGGTTTTACAGGCTGCGGCGGGCGCTGCAGTCTGGGTTGATTGGCGCGTGTTTAGATTGCTGTAAATTCTTGTAGGAACTTGTGGGAAGTTTCCTAGGAAGTTGGATGGCTTTTTGTTTCTGCTGATTGTAAATGTTTGCGGAAGCGCACTTTAAATGGCCGGAATCGATATTCAGGTGGGCGTAATGGGCAGTATTCACGATCAAGCCATGCAGTATATATATCAGCAAGTATTGCAGCGTGTGCTTGAGCATTTGTCGCAAGCGCAAAAGGCATCGCTGCAATTATTGGTTCAGCGATTGATTGTGGCGGCCGGTGGCCTTGAACGGATCAAGGGATTGCGCTTGATGTTCGTATTTGATGCCAGTTTGCGCTGCGCCCAGGCCCTGGCCTGTGTGCGAGCTGCGCAGTTGAGCATTGCTGCTCGCGCACCTCACACCTTTCACTTGCGTATTGCCACGGCGTGGCAAGCCGGGATGAGCACCACAACACAAGCGAACATCGATAGCACGTTCTCGAGATTGTTCATGCACGATGACCCGCGCATCGAGTTGCTGGTGCTCGATGCCGACGAACTGCTGTCCTACGATAATCGTCGCGCTCCATCTGACGCGCAACAACTGGCAGAGCGTCAGGAGTGGCTGTTGTGTGGTCACCTTGGCGGCGGTTCGCCGCTGTTGGCCAACTTTGCCAGCCACGGTTATTTGCACCTGGCTGAGCTGGCTCGCCAGGCTATTACCTGGCAGGGTCGCGTCGACGCGGTGATCAATGCGGACTCACTGGCCGATCGCAAGCGTTACCTGGCCTGGAGTAGACGCTCGCTGCGTAACGCCGAATTGCTTGGTGCACGGCCTATTCATAGCTGCGCCGCAGCGCTGCTCGAAGGAATGGGTGAGCTGCACAGGCGCTACTTGGACTTGCTGCAAGGGCACGAGTCAGCTTTCGTACCAGCAGGTGCCGAACCCGAATTTGGCGAGCAGCCGGCATTGCGCTTTATCACAATCGACGATCTGGTGGCTGACCATGAAACGCTCCTTGCCAAGCGACTGAGTCGCTTTCTGGGCTACAACTTCGACCAGCAGGCCGACCCCAGTGGTCACAGCGGAATCGCCAACCCATTGTTGTTAGCGCATCTGCAGGGGTTAAAAGCCGAGTTCATCGACAACACTCATTACGGTGATGGCATTGACCTGTATCTGCAGCAAACCCGACAGCGAATGCAGCGCAACGATGACTTTGCCACGGTTGAAACGTGCATTTTCGACTATTGGCAGACTGGCGAGCTGGAGCAACGACGTGGCGAGGCTAATGATTTTGCCTCGCAGGCTTATGGCCTGAGCGAAGCGCAATTGGTTTGCCAGTTGTTCAGTCCGTTCGTGGGGCGGGGTGCGCAGCTTGAAACATTCCTGTGCCGCTGCCATCCCGGCATGCTGGTGGCCATGCCTTACTTGCACAAGGCATTGCAGGGGCAGTCGGCACCGGAGCCGGTGGTGCAGTGGTTGGTGGACACCAGTGGTTTGCCACTGCCTATGCTGCAGAAGCTGTATAGCCGTGATGCGTTGGCTGGCGGCTCGCAGTGCTTGTTGTCCCGCTTGCGCGTGCGCGGTGCCAACCTGCGACATCTGAAGTACCGCGCTGCCAATAGCGTGTTGAGCGATGGCGAGCAGGCCGGCATTTGCTGATGAAGGACAAGACAAAACACAACAGGTTTGCCTATCAGGCGGTACACCGCTACTTGACTGAACTGATTTCCCAGTTGGCGCCAGGTACCTGTAACAAGTTGCCGTCGTTGCGAGATTTGGCGCGCCGATTGGATGTTTCCATCTCGACCATCCAGCATGCCTACTCGATGCTCGAACACGAAGGGCGTGTGCAGTCGGTGCCCAAGTCCGGTTACTTTGCCCGAGGCAGAGAGATCATCGTCCAGGCACAAAGTGGCGAGGATCTGTTGCACGACTTGCAGGCGCACGCCAGTCGTTCGCAAATGCTGGTGTTCAATGGTGCGCAGTCGCTGTCATCGCTCGAGACCAATCTGCTGGGTATCGAGCGCCAGTTGCTTCGTCAACATCCAAGGTTCACCGGGCTCGTTCACAGCAATGGCGACCTGGAACTGCGAACCGCACTGGCGGCGCACTACACCCAGTCGGTGCAGCTGTATTGGAGTGCTGACGATGTCTATCTATCGTCGGACCTGTACTCGCTATTCGAAACCTTGCTGGCCGCATTGGAATTGCAGGGCAGTACGATACTGGTGACATCACCCTGTTCCTGGCGTTTGCTGCGGATTCTGCAAGCGTGCGGGCTACGAGTAATCGAAATGCCGCTGAACAGTGATGGCGGCCTGAACCTTGAGCACTTCGCCTACCTGCTCCAGCGAGAGCCGGTGCGCATTGTCATGTTGGCTTCACGCTTGAACAGCCCGCATGGCAGCCTGTTGCCCCACGTGCAGTACCAGGCCATCAGTGAACTGCTGGATCTACACGGGGTGTGGTTACTGGAAAACGACCTGGATGCCGAGTACTGCTTCGCCGCACATCCTCAGGTTTGTCTGCGAGAGATGGTCGATCCGCAGCGCCTGCTGGTGTTTTCCTCGCTGGAGCGCACGGTGGGAGCCGAAGCGCCATTCGCCTATCTGTTGTCGCGCCATTGCCCGCAGCAGCTCCAGCGCCAGTTCCTGGCCAGGGGCTTTCATTTGCCGCCCTTGCGCCAGCAAGCTGTGGCACGGCTGTATGGCAAGGGGCGCATCGATATCCATCTGGAGAAGGTACGCCTGCGTCTGTTCGAGCGGGTTACCCATCTTTATCAGCAAATGCAGGTTTACCTGGGCGCGCACATGCAGTTCAAGATGCCTGCCGGCGGCACGACGATCTGGGCGCATACCCGGACGCTGGTGGACATGCGGGTGTTGTTTCAGCGCCTGCTCGAGCAGGGCCTGGTCATCGTCCCAGGTGAATTGTTCAGCTTGCAGGGTGACTACCGCCAGCACCTGCGCCTGGGCTGTCCATCCAGACAGTCACATGACCTGCAGATTGGGCTGAAGGTATTGCGCGAGGAGCTGCAGCGGGCTCAAAAGGCCAAAAGGTAGCGAACGCTCAGTTGATCGCCCTCGCTTCGATTGCGAGCCCCGGATTCGCTGTAGTAGTTGATGAACACGCTGTGGCCACCTGTGCTGTAACGCACACCCGGTCCGAAGCCGAATACCTGCTCCTTGGAGTCCTTCTGGCGATGGCCGTCTATTTTGTCGGTACTTATCTGCTTGAGGTGATAGCCGGCCACGCCCACGCGCCAATGATCGTCCAGTGCGTATGAAGCGGCAAAGTTGCTGTGCAGCGCTTCGCCGGGTTGTATGTCGCCGGCTTGCAGTTGCTGTGCCGGACTGTCATTGCGACTGTTCCAGGCATAGTGCAGCCGCCCGCTGAACTCCAGGCGTTCGCTTGCCATCCAGGTAAAGGCGTAGTGAGGATTGAAGGTCCAGACATTGCTTCCAGTGTTGATCTGCGCGCGCTTGTCATAGTCACCGGTTGGCAAGGTGAAGACGAAATTCAAGCGTTGCCAGAAGGGCCGCCCGAACAACATCACCGGATCCCATTGCAATAGCAGTGGGCTGACTATCAGATCGCCTTGACGGGTGCGGGTACCTTGCGGACCGCCGTCGATATCCAGATCCAGGTGTACCAGCGGTAACAGTACTTCGGCGCCGTAATAGGCTCCGGCGATGCGCTGCTTGCTGATGTAGGCGAAGTGCGGCAGTACGGTGGTGCTTCGTATCCGCTGGCGCCCTGGCACCGAATGGCCGCTGGCATCCACGGCCTGGTTACTGCGGTTGTACTGGACGGGTAGCTCAAAAAGCATTCCCGGTTGTGTGATGCCATCCAGAAAACTAGTGTTGCCCAAAGGCAGGGGCGGCAGGCTGACACTATCGGCCTGGGCTTCCAGGCACAGCAGCGGCCAAAGCAGGCCAAGGGCGGGCAGGTGAGGGGCACGCATGCATAAGTCTCTCTAATTATGTGTTTGTCAAAGCGGCTTGGCGGCGCAGTAAGCATCGATGTGCAAAAGTGTCGTCGTATATCGTTGCTGTTCCGAAATTGATACAGCTCTTGGCGCAATATGTCGTCTACGCAGCCTTGAATTGCGCAAACTGCAACTGTAGCGGCTTTGATTGGGTTGAGTAGCCGGCAACTTGGTCTTCTGCGTTCTTTTTGTAGAACGATGCGGATTCCTGATTTGCTTTTTAACCGAGGGGAATAGATTTGTGGCTCTCTGCGCAACTGCCGATCGACACCCCTTGCCGATCAGTGGTGCTCCAGCAGGTTGCCAAAAGTGGTGATCTGTATGTATAACCAGCGTCATTGAGCCTGCCAGTAGCCTTGCCGTGATTGCCCATTCTGTCGACGACCCGTTTTACTACCTGTACAACTTCCAGCAAGTGCTGAACTGGATCGGGCAGCGCTATGCCGATCTGCTGGACGAAAACGAGCAAACCTTTATCGAACGATTCGCCGAGCAACCGCGTGCTTCCCAGGCGTTGCTGGTGCGTATGGTGATGCGCAAGGGTGAACTGTTTCGTCCAAGCAAGCTCATCTACGCAGAAATCGGAGCACCCTTGGCGGCATTGCAACCTTTGCTGGAACACGGCTGGGTTACCGATGACAGCCCCTTGAGTCTCGAACAGCTGTTTCAAGTGTTGCGCAAGGATGAAATCGCCAGCGGGTTTAGCGCCCACCTGATTCGTCCTCGGGCGGCCAAGGCTGAGCTTTTTACCCAATTGCAGGCGCTGGAACTGACACCGCGACCTTTGCACGACTGGATGCCCGACTTTGCCGAGCCCATCCTCACGCTGCAGTTGCAAGCGCTGTGCGATCGTTTTCGCCTGCTGTTCTTCGGCAATCTCTATCAGGATTGGTCGGAATTCGTCCTCGCGGACCTGGGGCTGTTGCGCTATGAACAAGTGGCTTTCAGTGAGCAATCAAGGGCATTGAAACACCGTGGGGACGTTGATCTGGCCCTGGCCTTGCACCGCTGCGCCGAGAGGCTGGAGCAGGGAGCTACGGCGCAAGAGGTGCTGACTCAACTGGAAGCGTTGCAAAGCGACAATCCATGGTTGTTACGGCGACGTTCGCGGCTGCTGTACCAGTTGGGTCAACACAGCGAGCGCCTGGGCGACTGGAACCTGGCTTTGCAGATCTACCCGCGCAGCCAACACCCACAGGCGCGGATTCGCCGCATCCGAGTACTCGAGCGCAGCGAGCAATGGTCAGCGGCGCATGCCTTGGCCACGCAAGTTGCCGCGCATCCGGCCGGGCCAATAGAGGCTCAAGCGCTGGCGCGAATTCTGCCGCGCTTGCAGCGCAAGCTTAGTGGTCCCCCTCAGCCGCGACGAGCAAAGCCCTCAACCGCTGTGATCGAGCTGCAATTGCCGATCGAGCAGGCATTGCTGGGGGTCGAGCGGGCAGTGCAGGTGCACCTGGAACAGGAGGGCGGCCAGGTACATTACGTCGAGAACACGCTGTTCAACAGCCTGTTCGGCCTGCTGTGCTGGGACGCCATCTTCGCGCCGCTGCCCGGCGCCTTCTTTCACCCATTCCAGAGTGCGCCGCAAGACTTGCACGATCCGGAATTCCAGGCGCGTCGCATTGCTTTGTTCGACGATTGCCTGGAACAACTGGACGACGACCGCTACCAGCACACCATCGGCCGGAACTTTATTGCCAAACAGGGCCTGCAGTCGCCTTTTGTCTTTTGGCAGGGACTCGATCAGGCTTTGCTCGATCAAGCGCTGGCTTGCCTGCCGGCAGTGCATCTCAAGCGCTGTTTCGAGCGCTTGCTGGAGGATATTCAGGCCAATCGTGCCGGCATGCCCGATCTGATCCAGTTTTGGCCCGAGCAGCAGCGCTACCGCATGATCGAGGTCAAAGGGCCGGGTGATCGCCTTCAGGACAACCAACTGCGCTGGATCGATTTCTGTACTGAACACGGTTTGCCTATCGAGGTATGCCATGTGCGCTGGATAGCGCAGGCAACATGAGTTATCGCGTGGCGGTGCGGGCGCTGTGTGAGTTCAGCGCCAAGGTTGGCGACCTTGACCTGCGCTTCACCCCTTCGCCGACCGCGCAGGAGGGAATCAGCGGCCATCAACGGGTAGTGGCTCGACGCGGCCCGCACTATGAGGCTGAGGTCAGTCTTGAAGGGCAATTCGGTGCGTTGCAGGTACGCGGCAGGGCAGATGGCTATGACCCACAGCTCAACCGTCTGGAGGAAATAAAAACCTACCGCGGTGACCTGGCGCGCCAGCCGGAGAACCATCGTCAGTTGCATTGGGCCCAGGCAAAAATCTATGCCTGGTTGCTCTGTCAGCAACGTCAGCTTGCCGCAATCAACCTGGCCCTGGTGTACCTGAATGTCGATAGCGACAGTCAGACACTGATCGAGCAGCATTGTACGGCCCCTGAACTTGAACAGTTCTTCAATGCCCAGTGCGGGCTGTTCGTGCAATGGGCCGAGCAACAACTGCAGCGTGTGGCGCTGCGCGATACTGGCTTGCACAACCTGAGGTTTCCCCATGGCCAGTTCCGTCGTGGTCAGCGTGAGCTCGCCGAAACCGTCTATAAGGCAGTCAGTACTGGACGCTGTTTGATGGCACAGGCGACCACGGGCATCGGCAAGACCCTTGGCACCTTGTTTCCGTTACTCAAGGCCGTGGTCCCGCAGCAG is a window of Pseudomonas sp. DG56-2 DNA encoding:
- a CDS encoding transporter, with product MRAPHLPALGLLWPLLCLEAQADSVSLPPLPLGNTSFLDGITQPGMLFELPVQYNRSNQAVDASGHSVPGRQRIRSTTVLPHFAYISKQRIAGAYYGAEVLLPLVHLDLDIDGGPQGTRTRQGDLIVSPLLLQWDPVMLFGRPFWQRLNFVFTLPTGDYDKRAQINTGSNVWTFNPHYAFTWMASERLEFSGRLHYAWNSRNDSPAQQLQAGDIQPGEALHSNFAASYALDDHWRVGVAGYHLKQISTDKIDGHRQKDSKEQVFGFGPGVRYSTGGHSVFINYYSESGARNRSEGDQLSVRYLLAF
- a CDS encoding PLP-dependent aminotransferase family protein — protein: MKDKTKHNRFAYQAVHRYLTELISQLAPGTCNKLPSLRDLARRLDVSISTIQHAYSMLEHEGRVQSVPKSGYFARGREIIVQAQSGEDLLHDLQAHASRSQMLVFNGAQSLSSLETNLLGIERQLLRQHPRFTGLVHSNGDLELRTALAAHYTQSVQLYWSADDVYLSSDLYSLFETLLAALELQGSTILVTSPCSWRLLRILQACGLRVIEMPLNSDGGLNLEHFAYLLQREPVRIVMLASRLNSPHGSLLPHVQYQAISELLDLHGVWLLENDLDAEYCFAAHPQVCLREMVDPQRLLVFSSLERTVGAEAPFAYLLSRHCPQQLQRQFLARGFHLPPLRQQAVARLYGKGRIDIHLEKVRLRLFERVTHLYQQMQVYLGAHMQFKMPAGGTTIWAHTRTLVDMRVLFQRLLEQGLVIVPGELFSLQGDYRQHLRLGCPSRQSHDLQIGLKVLREELQRAQKAKR
- a CDS encoding VRR-NUC domain-containing protein, whose amino-acid sequence is MIAHSVDDPFYYLYNFQQVLNWIGQRYADLLDENEQTFIERFAEQPRASQALLVRMVMRKGELFRPSKLIYAEIGAPLAALQPLLEHGWVTDDSPLSLEQLFQVLRKDEIASGFSAHLIRPRAAKAELFTQLQALELTPRPLHDWMPDFAEPILTLQLQALCDRFRLLFFGNLYQDWSEFVLADLGLLRYEQVAFSEQSRALKHRGDVDLALALHRCAERLEQGATAQEVLTQLEALQSDNPWLLRRRSRLLYQLGQHSERLGDWNLALQIYPRSQHPQARIRRIRVLERSEQWSAAHALATQVAAHPAGPIEAQALARILPRLQRKLSGPPQPRRAKPSTAVIELQLPIEQALLGVERAVQVHLEQEGGQVHYVENTLFNSLFGLLCWDAIFAPLPGAFFHPFQSAPQDLHDPEFQARRIALFDDCLEQLDDDRYQHTIGRNFIAKQGLQSPFVFWQGLDQALLDQALACLPAVHLKRCFERLLEDIQANRAGMPDLIQFWPEQQRYRMIEVKGPGDRLQDNQLRWIDFCTEHGLPIEVCHVRWIAQAT